Proteins encoded by one window of Streptococcus suis S735:
- a CDS encoding acyltransferase family protein, with translation MQNKTKPLNTSLLSLIQFIGAILVIALHCRRLFETDQLHFIQKSIFSRMVVPYFMVTASFFLRRNYPSLSKQYLIRYSKQYLTWSVLYLPFYLFYLNLQEIPLLHYPLALLVGLTYTGTSYQLWYMPAFLLGLVLVHYSLRKWGWRITACLACLLYLLGSVETYSSYLAESIFLTAFDSYKTFFFTSRNGLFYAPIFVLTGFYLADKLNHPIFQYRQKNKLLVCTALLAFEATVIYLKQGYDKNFLFSLIPFTAYLVAWTLTTDLFRQKKFQFLKEYASYYYFIHVIPVEISFFFLENHSLTIIQQGWLVFFITIITCQLLSWLIINTQ, from the coding sequence ATGCAAAATAAGACAAAACCACTCAATACATCACTGCTCTCCCTCATCCAGTTCATCGGAGCCATTCTCGTTATCGCCCTCCATTGCCGCAGGTTATTTGAAACAGACCAGCTCCACTTCATCCAAAAATCAATCTTTAGTCGCATGGTCGTTCCCTACTTCATGGTCACAGCCAGCTTCTTCCTCCGACGCAACTACCCCAGCCTCTCCAAACAATACCTAATCCGCTACAGCAAGCAGTACCTGACCTGGTCCGTCCTCTACCTACCCTTCTACCTCTTCTACCTAAACCTCCAAGAAATCCCCCTACTCCACTACCCCCTCGCACTCCTAGTCGGACTGACCTACACAGGCACCAGCTACCAACTCTGGTACATGCCCGCCTTCCTGCTAGGTCTTGTCCTTGTCCACTATTCTTTAAGGAAATGGGGCTGGCGCATCACAGCTTGTCTAGCCTGCCTTCTCTATCTTCTAGGCTCAGTCGAAACCTACTCCTCCTACCTGGCAGAATCGATTTTCCTGACCGCATTTGACAGCTACAAAACCTTCTTTTTCACCAGCCGCAACGGCCTCTTCTACGCACCGATTTTTGTCCTGACAGGCTTTTATCTAGCCGACAAACTCAATCACCCCATTTTCCAATACCGACAAAAAAACAAACTACTTGTCTGCACAGCCCTTTTAGCTTTTGAAGCCACTGTCATCTATCTCAAACAGGGCTACGACAAGAACTTTCTATTTAGCCTGATTCCATTCACAGCCTATCTAGTCGCCTGGACCCTAACCACAGATCTATTCCGCCAGAAAAAATTCCAATTTCTAAAAGAATACGCCAGCTATTATTATTTTATCCATGTTATCCCAGTCGAAATCAGCTTTTTCTTCCTAGAAAATCATTCCCTGACTATAATACAGCAAGGCTGGCTGGTTTTCTTTATCACCATCATCACTTGCCAACTGCTCAGCTGGTTAATCATTAATACTCAATGA
- a CDS encoding ArsR/SmtB family transcription factor — MKLDYRDYRSEIVEKFFIPLIVKEREEPIEADFSQKEKGILKDTLDIRDEIEEKLADFRQEVNQVFVWGYIFNILHSLYFYILNDGQDPKTVEEACQLILKLSQEEVEDAMRTMLASENDGHREKTLSLMELLEKTDKKPADKWYWSLAIRNPLETVERSVHLLDKMLPIYQPYFEQARVEREAFARDFDIEKLYRDSKQLSMTGLDALSVENAQFFVLSPWNYWFAYYGNEEFDYMKVALLASCRIDQIMLSNDELDLDDLTTALKVISDSTRYQVLVELTKPHAKSKDIAERLAITGAAVSFHTQKLINGDLLLFNTKNSDVKYSVNRELLQEVIAKLTEDFDL; from the coding sequence ATGAAATTAGATTACCGAGATTATAGAAGCGAGATTGTCGAAAAATTCTTTATTCCTTTAATTGTCAAGGAGCGTGAGGAACCGATTGAGGCGGATTTTTCACAGAAAGAAAAAGGCATTCTCAAAGATACCTTGGACATTCGTGATGAGATTGAAGAAAAGTTGGCAGATTTTCGTCAAGAAGTCAATCAAGTCTTTGTCTGGGGATATATTTTTAACATTTTGCATAGTCTTTATTTCTATATCTTGAATGATGGGCAGGATCCAAAGACAGTTGAGGAAGCTTGTCAATTGATTTTAAAGCTGTCTCAAGAAGAAGTAGAAGATGCCATGCGAACCATGTTGGCATCTGAAAATGACGGACATCGTGAGAAGACCCTCAGCCTCATGGAACTTTTGGAAAAAACGGATAAAAAGCCGGCAGATAAGTGGTACTGGTCACTGGCTATCCGCAATCCCCTGGAAACAGTTGAGCGGTCTGTCCATCTCTTGGATAAGATGCTTCCAATCTACCAGCCCTATTTTGAGCAAGCAAGAGTTGAGCGGGAAGCCTTTGCTAGGGATTTTGACATTGAGAAACTCTATCGAGACTCCAAACAGTTGTCCATGACTGGCTTGGATGCTTTGAGTGTTGAAAATGCTCAATTCTTCGTTCTCAGTCCGTGGAATTATTGGTTTGCTTATTATGGCAACGAAGAATTTGACTATATGAAAGTCGCTCTTTTAGCTTCCTGTCGAATTGATCAGATTATGCTGTCAAATGACGAGCTGGATCTGGATGATTTGACAACGGCTCTTAAAGTCATCAGCGATAGTACGCGCTATCAGGTCTTGGTTGAGCTGACCAAGCCTCATGCCAAGAGCAAGGACATTGCAGAACGACTGGCTATTACAGGGGCGGCAGTGTCTTTCCACACTCAAAAGCTGATTAACGGTGACTTACTTCTCTTCAATACAAAAAATAGCGATGTCAAATACAGTGTCAATCGTGAACTTCTCCAAGAGGTCATTGCCAAATTGACAGAGGATTTTGATTTGTAA